A part of Fusarium oxysporum Fo47 chromosome III, complete sequence genomic DNA contains:
- a CDS encoding transcription factor TFIIIB subunit BDP1 gives MSSIFKKKGGPAFKPKIPAARRPAAPVPSQPPKAPPAASPPHDSRDSEAQEVSHRSLETPSAKDPVSSPIESQIQDSCELGRQSPTPPSTIQEPSKPDEHAATEGFAQERPPEEKQSELANQNTERNPEKTGVPTTAVQATTSSEQEQSQQPPAQYSEIHSSSTDDAPSPVLQTPTPDDSEGPSGTDLSNTPSLPAADLNDTHEETSGEPQNVPKSTRRPRTRKQINQVNQDEVEREGGSKTKKRQRKTDEQSAAPRQPRKRRTTQSGTSTPKNRRARSLTPEDSESQLVDLQKLKMADLTKDLHIGKKFSRHDELRERERRARMKIKLGVDGERDSSATPEDGGQGGKIGSPAASSPAPSVSAPVAPSGPQFRIVDGQIVIDQSSLAVDRHARAAAAAGDMETVEENDFTRLITSNSFMNTSKLKGPNIWTDAETELFYRGLRMLGTDFEMISKMFPGKQRRHVKLKFNREERHCPQRVNAALIGEKTVKIDLEEYKAFTGSEFEPVADIEAEQRKIQEEYEAEEKRRADEQAEIMRKRREELFKDDDEGDAKKKKRKKKQAVAYGLNGEPIAQEA, from the coding sequence ATGAGCTCCATTTTCAAAAAGAAAGGAGGGCCTGCCTTCAAACCCAAGATCCCCGCCGCTCGACGCCCCGCGGCACCAGTACCCTCACAACCTCCCAAAGCACCACCAGCTGCTTCTCCTCCGCACGACTCAAGAGATTCAGAAGCTCAGGAGGTGTCCCATCGATCGTTAGAAACACCATCGGCGAAGGATCCCGTAAGCTCACCCATTGAATCGCAAATTCAAGATTCTTGTGAACTTGGTCGCCAATCTCCTACCCCACCATCGACGATCCAGGAGCCTTCAAAGCCGGACGAACATGCTGCAACTGAAGGGTTTGCCCAGGAAAGGCCTCCAGAAGAAAAGCAAAGTGAACTTGCGAACCAGAACACCGAGCGCAACCCTGAAAAAACCGGAGTGCCTACCACGGCTGTCCAAGCGACAACCTCGAGCGAGCAAGAACAAAGTCAACAGCCTCCTGCACAGTATAGTGAGATTCACTCAAGTAGTACAGATGATGCTCCGTCTCCTGTTTTGCAGACACCAACTCCAGATGACTCGGAAGGGCCAAGTGGAACTGACCTTTCAAATACACCATCTCTCCCCGCTGCTGACTTGAATGATACACACGAAGAGACCTCAGGAGAACCGCAGAATGTACCCAAATCAACGCGTAGGCCACGAACCAGGAAGCAAATTAACCAGGTAAACcaggatgaggttgaaagAGAGGGAGGCTCGAAAACGAAGAAACGTCAGAGGAAAACCGATGAACAAAGCGCAGCACCCAGACAGCCCAGAAAACGCAGGACTACCCAGAGCGGTACAAGTACACCCAAAAACAGACGGGCGCGCTCACTTACGCCAGAAGATTCAGAATCTCAACTGGTAGACTTACAGAAGCTTAAGATGGCTGATTTGACCAAGGATCTTCACATTGGCAAGAAATTCAGCAGACATGATGAGCTACGAGAACGAGAGAGGCGGGCAAGAATGAAGATCAAACTCGGAGTTGACGGCGAACGTGACAGCTCAGCAACCCCCGAAGACGGTGGCCAAGGAGGGAAAATTGGAAGCCCTGCTGCATCGTCGCCAGCCCCCTCGGTTTCAGCTCCAGTTGCACCTTCAGGACCTCAATTCCGTATTGTTGATGGGCAGATCGTGATCGACCAAAGCTCGTTGGCTGTGGACAGACATGCTCGAGCAGCCGCTGCAGCCGGAGATATGGAAACAGTCGAAGAAAACGACTTCACGCgcctcatcaccagcaaTTCATTCATGAACACCTCCAAGCTTAAGGGTCCTAATATCTGGACCGACGCAGAGACAGAGCTCTTCTATCGCGGTCTGCGCATGCTCGGTACGGACTTTGAGATGATTTCCAAAATGTTCCCGGGCAAGCAGCGGCGTCATGTCAAACTCAAATTCAATCGGGAGGAGCGTCACTGTCCACAACGCGTCAACGCTGCCCTCATTGGCGAGAAGACGGTGAAGATCGATCTCGAAGAATACAAGGCTTTCACCGGTAGCGAGTTTGAGCCAGTGGCAGACATCGAGGCTGAGCAGCGCAAGATCCAGGAAGAATATGAGGCCGAGGAGAAACGTCGAGCTGACGAGCAGGCCGAGATCATGCGCAAGAGACGTGAGGAACTGTTcaaggatgacgacgaaGGTGACgcgaagaaaaagaagaggaaaaagaagcagGCAGTAGCCTACGGGCTAAACGGCGAACCCATTGCTCAAGAGGCTTGA
- a CDS encoding BRE1 E3 ubiquitin ligase-domain-containing protein — protein MPLTTTPSASPRPSTVSKMEDRKRPAISSADDIAPPSKRVAVNGSKAKDDSSDMKEESWIEAYTKGAIYRQMQEYSRKASTYESRLEELHKRSVHHDDHLRLIDAWWRQVLEEMELLSDSEITSTTPSDPPYLSGVTFKDLHEFQKHLSDKGKTIKSRAEALLGRLASSRGKIDPNAAALENKVASLLATQKEYLFKLDRLKSEKDQLSEQLNAATLRYFKAEKKLDRAKSFQVQKLEQQAFANATRPSASGDGSAEAGETNGNAGELLLKYEEATAAATKQKEQLDVILAEIKTLQDENSTLKAKRETLTDEDFIRTDVFKQFKNQNEDLIKRINTLEATNKQLREEAEKLQAERSTFRTQLEADANQVTQELEAEIISRDQDLARVRSARDELLAETTQHKARLEQDRASIDQVKALASAKEDRITALEAKLSRLQPNEDQQAIRPDIEALTIDELRLHYTKLERDFNSINTEFPAMEKAYKKIIQIAQKKAMDTSAAEERMAILIAEKSKADQKYFAARKDADTRNNEIRSLRHQNSKSSEIIAQLKDLETQNRTLLGNLDKQLTDLKQANAALMTENKKMETASLDALRRTESLNKQVADLTNLVKSKDAASAVVRERNTMQETEVEKIKVRLEHTQKDRDNWKNKALSNASEEEEMLRTFALCTICRINFKNTALKTCGHLFCNQCVDDRISNRMRKCPTCSRAFDKMDVMPVHH, from the exons ATGCCTCTTACAACCACGCCCTCTGCCTCCCCTCGCCCATCCACAGTCTCAAAGATGGAGGATAGGAAACGGCCTGCCATCAGCAGTGCCGATGATATAGCCCCTCCGAGCAAGCGAGTTGCCGTCAATGGCTCCAAGGCTAAAGATGACTCTTCCGACATGAAGGAGGAGAGTTGGATCGAG GCCTACACAAAGGGCGCCATCTACCGGCAGATGCAAGAATATAGTCGAAAGGCTTCTACGTACGAGTCACGCCTCGAGGAACTTCACAAAAGATCTGTCCATCATGACGACCACTTGAGACTTATCGATGCTTGGTGGCGACAG GTGCTTGAGGAAATGGAGCTTCTTTCAGACTCGGAGATCACTTCTACAACACCATCCG ATCCTCCGTATCTGAGTGGCGTGACTTTCAAGGATCTTCATGAATTCCAGAAACATCTATCCGACAAAGGCAAGACGATCAAATCCAGAGCTGAAGCACTCCTCGGACGATTGGCCTCTTCGCGAGGCAAGATTGACCCCAACGCTGCTGCGCTGGAGAATAAGGTTGCAAGTCTGCTGGCAACACAAAAGGAATACTTGTTCAAACTGGACCGTTTGAAGAGTGAAAAGGACCAGCTGTCTGAACAACTGAATGCTGCGACTTTGCGATATTTCAAAGCGGAGAAGAAACTAGACCGTGCCAAAAGCTTTCAGGTGCAGAAGCTAGAACAACAAGCATTTGCTAATGCCACTCGCCCTTCTGCATCTGGCGATGGGAGTGCTGAGGCCGGCGAAACAAATGGCAATGCGGGTGAACTGTTGCTCAAGTATGAAGAGGCAACTGCAGCTGCTACCAAGCAAAAGGAACAACTCGACGTCATCCTGGCTGAAATCAAGACCCTTCAGGACGAGAACTCGACTCTTAAAGCGAAGAGGGAGACCTTAACCGATGAAGACTTCATTCGGACCGACGTTTTCAAACAATTCAAAAACCAGAACGAGGATCTCATCAAACGTATAAACACCCTTGAAGCTACAAACAAACAGCTGCGAGAAGAAGCCGAAAAACTACAAGCAGAGCGGTCGACGTTCAGAACTCAGCTTGAAGCAGACGCAAATCAGGTGACACAGGAActtgaagctgagatcatTTCCAGAGATCAAGATCTTGCCCGAGTGCGATCGGCGCGCGATGAATTGCTGGCCGAAACTACGCAACACAAGGCAAGATTAGAACAGGACCGGGCATCAATCGATCAAGTCAAGGCTCTGGCGTCTGCCAAAGAGGATAGAATTACGGCTTTGGAAGCAAAACTTTCACGCCTTCAACCGAACGAGGACCAGCAAGCTATTCGCCCGGATATCGAGGCATTGACAATTGATGAGCTTCGTCTGCACTACACAAAATTGGAACGGGATTTCAACTCTATCAACACTGAATTCCCGGCTATGGAAAAGGCATACAAGAAAATAATTCAAATTGCTCAAAAGAAAGCGATGGATACCAGTGCTGCAGAGGAACGCATGGCAATACTAATTGCAGAGAAGAGTAAAGCTGACCAGAAATACTTTGCCGCGCGAAAGGACGCAGATACACGCAACAACGAGATTCGATCATTGCGGCACCAGAACAGCAAGAGTTCGGAAATCATCGCCCAGCTAAAGGACCTCGAAACGCAGAACCGTACCCTACTGGGTAATTTGGATAAACAGTTAACCGATTTGAAACAAGCAAATGCCGCCCTGATGAcggagaacaagaagatggaaaCAGCAAGCCTCGATGCTCTCCGCCGTACTGAATCTCTGAACAAGCAAGTTGCTGACCTGACAAACCTGGTCAAATCTAAAGATGCAGCTTCTGCTGTGGTTCGTGAGCGCAACACGATGCAAGAGACTGAGgtggagaagatcaaggtaCGCCTCGAGCATACACAGAAAGATCGCGACAATTGGAAGAATAAGGCATTGAGCAATGcgtctgaagaagaagaaatgcTACGG ACGTTCGCTCTATGCACTATTTGTCGTATCAATTTCAAGAATACGGCGTTGAAGACGTGTGGCCATTTATTCTGCAACCAATGTGTGGATGATCGCATCAGCAATCGCATGCGGAAATGTCCTACATGTTCCCGAGCATTTGACAAGATGGACGTTATGCCCGTCCATCATTGA
- a CDS encoding uncharacterized protein (of unknown function-domain containing protein) has product MIPGSLAWLLALPAFALAARPKDAIKLSDVRSLTLRGNGAMTNHRRVGAIPQLRCVSKKALCELYDIDVMRCTNEGSGWGDEDIQWSCTASLPEELKLVTTDVICEGYNSPDDPYVLKGSCGVEYRVALTRKGERRYPNIANGGWFSDGRGGTDWGALLFTIIFVAILGWIIYSACYRAQDAGGNSNRPRRRRDGWSSGGWGPGWGPDGDDPPPPYPGSKPSSQSDTWRPGFWSGAAGGAAAGYWAGSRNQQNHHNHHNDGYGSIGRGGSGWGGHSGSSSGSNNSNRHESTGFGSTSRR; this is encoded by the coding sequence ATGATACCTGGCTCTCTCGCCTGGCTACTTGCACTGCCGGCTTTTGCGCTGGCCGCCCGCCCCAAGGATGCCATCAAGCTTTCCGATGTGCGATCTCTCACCCTCCGCGGTAATGGAGCCATGACGAATCATCGCCGTGTTGGCGCTATTCCCCAACTGCGCTGTGTCTCCAAGAAGGCGCTCTGTGAACTTTACGACATCGATGTGATGCGCTGCACCAATGAAGGCTCCGGCTGGGGTGATGAGGATATTCAATGGAGCTGTACTGCCTCGCTTCCAGAGGAGCTCAAGCTTGTCACGACGGATGTGATCTGTGAGGGTTATAACTCTCCCGACGACCCCTATGTTCTGAAGGGTAGTTGCGGTGTTGAATACAGAGTTGCCTTGACAAGGAAGGGCGAACGCCGTTATCCAAATATCGCCAACGGAGGATGGTTTAGTGACGGCAGAGGTGGTACTGACTGGGGGGCTCTACTCTTCACGATTATTTTCGTTGCTATTCTCGGCTGGATCATTTACTCAGCGTGTTACAGAGCACAAGATGCTGGTGGCAACTCTAACCGACCACGACGCCGTCGCGACGGATGGTCCTCCGGAGGATGGGGTCCCGGATGGGGTCCTGACGGCGATGACCCTCCACCTCCATATCCCGGTTCTAAGCCTTCTTCGCAATCTGACACTTGGAGACCCGGGTTCTGGAGTGGTGCCGCAGGAGGAGCCGCAGCAGGATACTGGGCTGGTAGCCGTAATCAGCAAAACCATCATAATCACCACAACGATGGGTATGGCAGCATCGGACGTGGAGGTTCTGGATGGGGTGGTCATTCTGGATCGTCATCTGGATCCAACAATTCGAATCGTCATGAGAGCACTGGTTTTGGTTCAACCAGCCGTAGATAG
- a CDS encoding P-loop containing nucleoside triphosphate hydrolase protein — MTEISEKTAAATSSSDPSRPSSSSHSGSGSTDKDAVRPHMKSSSDPNNEKLDLTKADSAVIVPPKAENIEDHYRHLPPDEAEVLRRQVVSPEVKQGVAVLYRYASRNDILIILISGLCAIAGGAALPLMTVVFGNLQGVFQDFFVNRTLTSSAFNDKLVEFVLYFVYLGIGEFIVVYISTVGFIWTGEHIAGKIRSHYLESCLRQNIGFFDQIGAGEVVTRITSDTNLIQDGISEKVSLTLAAVATFVSAFIIGFIKYWKLTLILFSTVIALLINMGGGSSFILKYNRQSLEAYAHGGSLADEVISSIRNAVAFGTQERLARQYDAHLKNAEYFGFRVKGAVACMIAGMMLVLYLNYGLAFWQGSKMLVDGETSLSNILTILMAVMIGAFNLGNVAPNIQAFTNAVAAAAKIFNTIDRVSPLDSSSNEGEKLENIQGSIRLSKIKHIYPSRPEVTVMDDVSLEIPAGKVTALVGASGSGKSTIVGLVERFYDPVQGTVYLDGHDISKLNLRWLRQQMALVSQEPTLFGTTIFNNIRHGLIGTKHEEASEEKQRELVIEAAKKANAHDFVSSLPEKYETNVGERGFLLSGGQKQRIAIARAIVSDPKILLLDEATSALDTKSEGVVQAALENASEGRTTITIAHRLSTIRDAHNIVVMSNGRIVEQGTHNELLENKGPYSKLVSAQKIAAAETMTPEEQAAIDEKEVSLMRKMTSEKQAAIIADPNDDIAARLDRTSTTKSASSLALQGRKAEAEQKYGLWILIKLIASFNKREWGFMITGLIFSAICGGGNPTQAVFFAKQITTLSVPVTDQNRHQIKKDSDFWSAMYLMLAFVQLFAFIIQGVLFAKCSERLVHRVRDRAFRAMLRQDVAFFDRDENTAGALTSFLSTETTHVAGLSGVTLGTLLMVGTTLIAAIVLSLAIQWKLSLVCISLIPVLLGCGFFRFWILAKFQHRAKAAYDSSAGFASEAISAIRTVASLTREEDVLKTYRDSLAVQQRKSLISVLKSSTLYAASQSLLFACFAVGFYYGGTLIAKFELSMFQFFLCFMAIIFGAQSAGTIFSFAPDMGKAHHAAGELKKLFDRQPVVDTWSDTGERLSQVEGTLEFRDVHFRYPTRPEQPVLRGLNLVVRPGQYIALVGASGCGKSTTIALLERFYDPLSGGVFIDGHEISTLNINDYRSHIALVSQEPTLYQGTIKENILLGTAREDVSDKDVEFACREANIYDFIISLPDGFNTIVGSKGALLSGGQKQRIAIARALIRDPKILLLDEATSALDSESEHVVQAALDKAAKGRTTIAVAHRLSTIQKADVIYVFDQGRIVEQGTHTELMKKKGRYAELVNLQSLEKQS; from the exons ATGACCGAAATTTCGGAAAAGACAGCCGCTGCAACAAGTAGCAGCGATCCCTCGCGACCATCGTCGTCAAGCCACAGCGGGAGTGGTTCAACCGACAAAGATGCAGTTCGCCCACACATGAAATCTTCGAGCGACCCCAACAACGAAAAGCTGGACCTGACAAAGGCCGATTCAGCAGTCATTGTGCCCCCCAAAGCAGAAAATATCGAGGATCACTATAGACACTTGCCGCCTGACGAAGCCGAGGTATTGCGACGCCAAGTGGTTAGCCCCGAAGTCAAGCAGGGCGTGGCTGTACTATACAGATATGCCTCCCGCAACGACATCTTAATTATTCTAATTTCTGGTCTTTGCGCCATTGCCGGCGGCGCGGCGCTTCCTCTTATGACCGTTGTCTTCGGAAATCTTCAAGGCGTTTTCCAAGACTTTTTTGTGAATCGTACCTTGACAAGCAGTGCCTTCAACGACAAATTGGTGGAATTCGTTTTGTACTTTGTCTATTTAGGCATTGGCGAATTCATTGTCGTATACATTTCGACTGTTGGGTTTATTTGGACCGGAGAGCACATCGCTGGAAAGATTAGGTCTCATTACCTTGAAAGCTGCTTAAGACAAAACATCGGTTTCTTCGATCAAATTGGCGCAGGCGAAGTGGTCACAAGAATTACGTCCGACACGAATCTCATCCAAGATGGCATCTCGGAGAAGGTGTCTCTCACTCTTGCAGCTGTGGCTACATTCGTCTCGGCCTTCATCATCGGTTTCATCAAGTACTGGAAACTGACCCTGATCCTTTTTTCCACCGTCATTGCTCTCCTGATCAACATGGGCGGTGGTTCGTCCTTcatattaaaatataatcGACAAAGTCTTGAAGCCTATGCTCATGGAGGAAGTCTTGCAGACGAGGTCATCAGTTCTATTCGAAACGCTGTCGCATTCGGGACGCAGGAACGCCTTGCCAGGCAATATGACGCCCATCTCAAGAATGCGGAATACTTTGGGTTCCGTGTCAAAGGCGCTGTCGCTTGTATGATTGCAG GCATGATGCTGGTCCTGTACCTCAACTATGGTCTGGCCTTTTGGCAAGGTAGCAAGATGCTTGTAGATGGTGAAACTTCACTTTCTAACATCCTTACTATCCTCATGGCCGTGATGATTGGAGCCTTTAACCTAGGCAACGTTGCCCCTAACATTCAG GCTTTTACGAATGcagttgctgctgctgccaagatcttcaataCAATCGATCGTGTTTCTCCCCTCGATTCCTCTAGCAATGAGGgcgagaagctcgagaataTTCAGGGCTCTATCCGGCTCTCGAAAATCAAACACATCTACCCGTCTCGCCCGGAAGTCACGGTTATGGATGATGTGAGTCTCGAAATCCCGGCCGGCAAGGTGACGGCTCTTGTTGGGGCCTCAGGCTCGGGCAAATCGACGATTGTGGGCTTGGTTGAACGGTTCTACGATCCTGTGCAAGGCACAGTTTACCTGGATGGGCACGATATCTCAAAGCTTAATCTCCGATGGCTACGACAGCAAATGGCTCTTGTCAGCCAGGAACCTACACTCTTTGGCACTACTATCTTTAACAACATTCGTCACGGTTTGATCGGCACCAAGCATGAAGAGGCGAGCGAGGAAAAACAGCGTGAGCTGGTTATtgaagcagccaagaaggcaAACGCGCATGACTTTGTTTCCTCCCTTCCCGAAAAATACGAAACCAACGTTGGAGAACGAGGATTTCTCCTCTCAGGTGGCCAGAAGCAGCGTATTGCTATCGCTCGTGCCATCGTTTCTGATCCCAAGA ttctcctcctcgacgaAGCAACAAGTGCTCTCGATACCAAGTCGGAGGGTGTTGTGCAAGCTGCGCTTGAGAACGCTTCCGAGGGTCGCACAACCATCACCATTGCTCATCGCCTTTCAACTATTAGGGATGCCCACAACATCGTTGTGATGTCCAACGGTCGTATTGTCGAACAGGGTACTCACAACGAACTTCTAGAGAACAAGGGTCCATATTCAAAGCTCGTTTCGGCACAGAAAATTGCCGCTGCTGAGACGATGACCCCTGAGGAGCAAGCtgccattgatgagaaggaggtATCACTTATGCGGAAGATGACGAGCGAGAAACAGGCTGCAATTATCGCTGACCCTAACGATGACATCGCAGCCAGGCTGGACCGCACAAGCACCACAAAATCCGCATCGAGTCTGGCTCTTCAAGGTCGCAAAGCCGAGGCCGAACAAAAGTATGGCTTGTGGATACTTATCAAACTCATCGCGTCTTTCAACAAAAGGGAATGGGGATTTATGATTACGGGACTCATATTCTCCGCTATATGTGGAGGAGGCAATCCTACTCAAGCTG TTTTCTTTGCTAAGCAGATCACGACTCTGTCAGTGCCTGTAACAGACCAGAACCGTCACCAAATCAAGAAAGATTCTGATTTCTGGAGCGCCATGTATCTCATGCTCGCCTTTGTTCAGTTGTTTGCATTCATTATTCAGGGTGTCTTGTTTGCGAAATGTTCTGAGCGACTAGTCCACAGAGTACGAGATCGAGCTTTCCGAGCCATGCTTCGTCAAGATGTTGCCTTCTTTGACCGCGATGAGAACACTGCAGGGGCACTCACTTCATTTCTTTCGACTGAAACAACTCATGTTGCTGGACTGAGTGGCGTGACTCTGGGCACGCTGTTAATGGTTGGCACGACACTCATCGCTGCCATTGTTCTATCCCTGGCAATTCAGTGGAAGCTTTCACTCGTGTGTATCTCATTGATCCCCGTCCTCTTGGGATGTGGCTTTTTCCGCTTCTGGATCCTCGCGAAATTTCAGCACCGCGCTAAGGCTGCCTATGACAGCTCTGCCGGGTTTGCCTCCGAGGCAATATCCGCCATCCGAACCGTCGCCTCACTGACGAGGGAAGAAGATGTCTTAAAAACCTACAGAGATTCTCTTGCCGTACAGCAACGCAAGAGTTTAATCTCGGTCCTCAAGTCCTCCACGCTGTACGCCGCTTCGCAGTCCCTCCTTTTCGCATGCTTCGCAGTCGGCTTCTATTATGGCGGTACCCTCATAGCGAAGTTCGAGTTGAGCATGTTCCAATTCTTTCTCTGCTTTATGGCGATCATTTTCGGCGCCCAATCAGCCG GTAcaatcttctccttcgcTCCTGACATGGGTAAAGCGCACCACGCTGCCGGAGAACTCAAAAAGTTGTTTGATAGACAGCCCGTGGTTGACACTTGGTCAGATACTGGAGAGCGGTTGTCTCAGGTTGAGGGCACTCTCGAATTCCGTGATGTTCACTTCCGTTATCCTACGAGACCCGAGCAACCTGTTCTGCGTGGGCTGAATCTTGTCGTAAGACCTGGACAGTATATTGCCCTTGTGGGCGCATCAGGCTGCGGAAAGTCTACTACCATTGCACTTTTAGAACGATTCTACGATCCCCTTTCTGGCGGTGTGTTCATCGATGGGCACGAAATCAGTACGCTGAATATAAACGACTATAGATCGCACATTGCACTTGTCAGTCAGGAGCCTACACTTTACCAAGGAACCATCAAGGAAAACATCCTTTTAGGTACCGCACGCGAGGACGTCTCCGATAAGGATGTCGAATTTGCCTGTCGCGAGGCTAATATATACGACTTCATTATCTCACTCCCCGAtggcttcaacaccattgTTGGTAGCAAGGGTGCGTTGCTGTCTGGTGGGCAGAAGCAACGTATTGCTATTGCAAGAGCTTTAATCCGAGATCCTAAGATCTTGCTCCTTGATGAAGCGACATCGGCTCTAGACTCTGAGTCGGAACATGTGGTACAGGCAGCGTTGGACAAGGCGGCTAAGGGCCGAACTACCATAGCTGTTGCCCATCGTCTTAGCACTATTCAAAAGGCCGATGTCATTTACGTTTTTGACCAAGGTCGTATCGTTGAGCAAGGAACACATACggagttgatgaagaagaaaggacGTTACGCTGAGTTGGTTAACTTACAGAGCCTCGAGAAGCAGTCGTAG